A single window of Microscilla marina ATCC 23134 DNA harbors:
- a CDS encoding flavin-containing monooxygenase — MSHQKRICVIGAGPSGITALKNLLDEGLNAVAYDRNLEVGGNWIFNENESHSSVFETTHIISSKTLSQYEDFTFDDFDPGVADYPSHDELRRYFQAYARHFGLYNHIEFDTMVKHCERIDNDTWQVTIEQQGQTRTEVFSDLVVCNGHHWQPRYPDYPGEFVGEFIHSHNYKKATPFRDKKVLVIGGGNSACDVAVETSRVSKHTSISWRRGYRIIPKFVMGVPTDVFGARTYWLPTWLRTRLSDLMISLMIGANEKYGLPKPTTRFGATHPTINSELLYKIRHGKVTPKGDIERLEGKTVCFKDGSFGEYDTIIACTGFVLVHPFFNKDFIDYSSGPVPLYLKMFHANYQNLYFVGMFQPLGCIWPGAELQSKLMARELAGKWQRPQNIAKLCEREVTHPHYRQVDTPRHTITVDYHRFVKSLKKHLPKNYRQKEVLPRQQVSQTL; from the coding sequence ATGAGCCATCAAAAACGCATTTGTGTAATCGGTGCTGGACCTTCGGGCATTACAGCGCTTAAAAACCTGCTGGATGAGGGGCTGAACGCAGTAGCTTATGACAGAAACCTGGAAGTAGGAGGAAACTGGATTTTTAATGAAAATGAGAGTCATTCCAGTGTATTTGAAACTACCCATATTATTAGTTCTAAAACTTTATCGCAGTACGAAGACTTTACCTTCGATGATTTTGACCCTGGTGTTGCCGACTACCCCTCGCACGATGAACTAAGGCGCTACTTTCAGGCGTATGCCCGCCACTTTGGTTTATACAACCATATAGAATTTGACACAATGGTCAAGCATTGCGAGCGCATAGACAATGACACCTGGCAAGTAACCATTGAGCAACAAGGGCAAACCCGCACCGAAGTATTCAGTGATTTGGTGGTGTGTAACGGACATCATTGGCAACCACGTTACCCTGACTATCCGGGCGAGTTTGTGGGTGAGTTTATTCATTCCCACAATTACAAAAAAGCCACTCCCTTCAGAGATAAAAAAGTATTGGTGATCGGTGGAGGCAATTCGGCGTGCGATGTAGCAGTAGAAACCAGCCGGGTGAGCAAGCACACCAGCATTAGCTGGCGCCGGGGGTATCGCATCATCCCTAAGTTTGTGATGGGAGTACCCACCGATGTGTTTGGGGCACGTACTTATTGGTTGCCTACGTGGTTGCGCACTCGCCTGTCAGACCTAATGATTAGTTTGATGATTGGGGCAAACGAAAAATACGGACTGCCTAAACCCACTACTCGGTTTGGGGCAACCCACCCTACCATTAATAGTGAACTACTATACAAAATCCGGCACGGCAAAGTAACGCCCAAAGGTGACATTGAACGCTTGGAGGGCAAAACAGTATGCTTCAAAGATGGCAGCTTTGGTGAATATGACACCATCATTGCCTGTACTGGTTTTGTATTGGTGCATCCGTTTTTCAACAAAGATTTTATAGACTATAGCTCAGGCCCGGTGCCTTTGTACCTTAAAATGTTTCATGCCAACTACCAAAACCTTTATTTTGTAGGCATGTTTCAACCACTGGGTTGTATATGGCCAGGTGCCGAGCTACAAAGTAAATTGATGGCACGTGAGCTTGCCGGAAAATGGCAACGTCCTCAAAACATCGCCAAATTATGTGAACGTGAGGTGACTCATCCACACTACAGACAAGTAGATACCCCACGACACACCATTACAGTAGACTACCACCGTTTTGTAAAAAGTCTGAAAAAGCATTTGCCTAAAAACTATAGACAAAAAGAGGTTTTGCCCAGGCAACAAGTGTCTCAGACTTTGTAA
- a CDS encoding TetR/AcrR family transcriptional regulator: protein MNKRLQNKQQNDAAIMQAAITLFAQKGMETTTIGDIVATSGLARGTFYNYYKSKAEIWDKLVNQLITRVNDTLKTQRQGAKTAYEFVYSAFIGYAQVLLQPLVLPLIIKNQAAFRNSLFASNSLRSIYKDLENDLKNAPFFQQLAPQQYRMISYAMVGSGLEVMIQLFDQKEELTVEEAGRFFTELFLGGIANLKQID, encoded by the coding sequence ATGAACAAAAGACTACAAAACAAGCAACAAAACGACGCTGCTATTATGCAGGCAGCTATTACCCTTTTTGCCCAAAAAGGTATGGAAACTACTACTATAGGCGATATTGTAGCGACCAGTGGGCTGGCAAGGGGTACTTTTTATAATTATTATAAGAGCAAAGCCGAAATATGGGACAAGCTGGTTAACCAGTTGATAACACGAGTAAACGATACGCTCAAAACCCAGCGTCAAGGAGCCAAAACTGCTTATGAGTTTGTATATAGCGCGTTTATAGGATATGCTCAGGTGCTTTTGCAGCCGTTGGTGCTCCCGCTCATTATTAAAAACCAAGCCGCTTTTCGCAACAGCTTGTTTGCCAGCAATTCTTTACGTTCTATTTACAAAGACCTGGAAAACGACTTAAAAAATGCCCCTTTCTTTCAACAACTTGCCCCACAACAATACCGAATGATAAGTTATGCCATGGTGGGTAGTGGACTGGAAGTAATGATTCAATTGTTTGATCAAAAAGAGGAGTTGACTGTGGAAGAAGCAGGACGCTTTTTTACCGAGCTTTTTTTGGGAGGGATAGCCAACCTAAAACAAATCGATTAA
- a CDS encoding C10 family peptidase — protein sequence MRHKNIFVLLCSILLLVSTTIRAQSVSEKEAKLVAKNYYSSNLWAKNQEAHFTVTNIRSELNPQGQVMFYILQINNTGFMIVANDKRVPAILAHGKTGGEDFKNFESPEIRYLLNRYKKQIACIKASKVKATQATAKQWNTLLRSSRESKEIPSEVIVAPLTTTKWNQMGYYNDAVPNNYPTGCVPTAISQFLRYHGTPTKATGTNYYKVSMSQTKHWLNLEQKDHDWEAMPNVLNSPNKDVADLMFYVGASLNAHYDQGNTGVYEHRIAEGLQQHWGYANTGLIPRADYNDQDWATMIKASLDKSYPVVYVGYDDAGGHTWLVDGYSDDEYFHMNWGWGGACDGWFSLNDLTNCFDWTFDINEKIILNTPNAEPIWADLTIENLHLQDTVVAGDRLAINFDLKNIGDAYTNRGFRLNYYFSSEPVLNPDSATVFQSWSGENITRPMPFRSEKSLSISSTIKKDLAAGIYYFIVVIDEKDDIIESNENNTFVQPVYIKAKEVVVDTPSIDLIVNSVAGTPMQVQAGKKISYAYGSVRNQGTIKSVATTLKYYISAQATFDSTALFLGEKEMRALNGGSSSYYTVYGITVPEDIPAGDYYLLFWADANNVQPETDETNNIKASRKIRVTTPTSRTSKNIQTQIQVYPSPTQNTLKIHLGGVKVQNISVYTLNGVFQRNINAIEQQDGTIVYDTSALKAGTYLMNISLPDGHQIIKRFLVFK from the coding sequence ATGAGACACAAAAACATTTTTGTACTATTATGCAGTATATTGTTGTTGGTAAGTACAACAATAAGGGCGCAGAGTGTATCGGAAAAGGAAGCAAAACTGGTCGCTAAAAACTATTATTCAAGCAATTTATGGGCAAAAAATCAAGAGGCTCATTTTACAGTTACCAACATTCGGTCTGAGCTTAACCCTCAGGGGCAAGTGATGTTTTATATACTACAAATAAACAACACTGGATTTATGATTGTTGCTAACGACAAACGTGTTCCGGCAATATTGGCCCATGGTAAAACTGGCGGCGAAGATTTTAAAAACTTTGAAAGTCCAGAAATTCGCTATTTACTCAATCGGTACAAAAAACAAATTGCTTGTATCAAAGCTTCAAAAGTAAAGGCTACCCAAGCAACTGCCAAACAGTGGAATACGTTGCTTCGCAGCTCAAGGGAAAGCAAAGAAATTCCCTCTGAGGTAATTGTAGCACCATTGACTACTACCAAGTGGAACCAAATGGGGTATTATAACGACGCTGTACCCAACAACTACCCTACGGGTTGTGTACCTACAGCTATTTCTCAGTTTTTGCGCTACCACGGCACGCCTACCAAAGCTACTGGAACCAACTATTATAAAGTATCTATGAGTCAGACCAAACACTGGCTTAACCTTGAGCAAAAAGATCATGACTGGGAGGCAATGCCCAATGTATTGAATAGCCCCAATAAAGATGTAGCTGACTTGATGTTTTACGTAGGTGCCTCACTCAATGCGCACTATGATCAAGGCAATACAGGTGTGTATGAGCATCGCATAGCCGAAGGACTACAACAACATTGGGGGTATGCCAACACAGGACTTATTCCTCGGGCAGATTACAACGACCAGGACTGGGCAACTATGATCAAGGCTTCACTGGACAAATCATACCCTGTGGTGTATGTAGGCTACGACGATGCGGGTGGACATACCTGGTTGGTGGATGGTTACAGTGATGACGAATATTTTCATATGAACTGGGGCTGGGGGGGCGCCTGTGATGGTTGGTTCTCGCTCAATGATTTGACTAACTGTTTTGATTGGACGTTTGACATCAACGAAAAAATTATTCTGAATACTCCCAACGCTGAACCAATCTGGGCAGATTTGACCATAGAAAATCTGCATTTACAAGACACGGTTGTGGCAGGTGACAGGTTGGCGATAAACTTTGACCTCAAAAATATTGGAGATGCTTATACCAACCGAGGATTTAGGCTTAATTACTATTTCTCTTCTGAGCCCGTACTTAACCCTGACTCAGCAACAGTATTTCAGTCCTGGAGCGGCGAAAATATTACAAGACCTATGCCTTTCAGAAGTGAAAAATCACTGAGTATAAGCAGTACTATCAAGAAGGATTTGGCAGCAGGTATATACTACTTCATTGTGGTAATTGACGAGAAAGATGATATTATTGAAAGCAACGAAAACAATACCTTTGTTCAGCCTGTGTATATCAAAGCAAAGGAGGTTGTGGTAGACACGCCAAGCATAGATTTGATCGTCAACTCGGTAGCAGGTACGCCTATGCAGGTGCAGGCAGGTAAAAAAATATCTTATGCCTATGGCAGTGTGCGCAATCAGGGAACCATAAAGTCAGTGGCTACCACTCTAAAGTATTACATTTCGGCCCAGGCTACTTTCGACTCTACTGCCTTGTTTTTGGGCGAAAAAGAAATGAGGGCGCTTAATGGCGGATCAAGTAGTTACTATACTGTCTATGGTATAACGGTTCCGGAAGACATTCCAGCCGGCGATTATTATTTATTGTTTTGGGCAGATGCCAATAATGTCCAACCAGAAACTGATGAAACGAACAATATAAAAGCAAGCCGAAAGATTCGTGTAACTACTCCAACAAGCAGAACGTCGAAGAATATTCAGACACAAATACAGGTGTATCCCAGCCCAACTCAAAATACATTAAAGATACATTTGGGCGGAGTAAAGGTTCAAAATATAAGCGTTTACACGCTAAACGGTGTATTTCAACGAAATATAAATGCTATTGAGCAACAAGACGGCACAATAGTATACGATACCTCAGCTCTGAAAGCAGGCACTTATCTAATGAACATAAGTTTACCTGACGGGCACCAAATCATCAAACGCTTTCTGGTGTTTAAATAG
- a CDS encoding cysteine hydrolase family protein, translated as MSLREKSPALLVVDIQKGFDDIAYWGGARNNPDAEEKAAQILKAWRTANLPVFIIQHSSTEPQSLLNPAHPGFELQDAFKPEANKSLIVKNVNSAFIGTNLQAQLDAQGIDTVVIVGLTTNHCVSTTTRMAGNLGYHTYLIADATATFDRVGINGEKYKAETLHLTTLANLRDEFATVMNTAQLLEAL; from the coding sequence ATGAGTTTAAGAGAAAAAAGCCCTGCCTTGTTGGTGGTAGATATTCAAAAAGGATTTGATGATATAGCTTATTGGGGAGGCGCGCGTAACAACCCTGATGCTGAAGAAAAAGCTGCCCAAATATTGAAAGCCTGGCGTACTGCCAACTTACCAGTTTTTATTATTCAGCATAGCTCTACTGAGCCCCAATCGTTGCTCAACCCTGCTCATCCTGGGTTTGAGCTACAAGACGCCTTTAAGCCTGAAGCCAATAAGTCGTTGATTGTAAAAAACGTCAATAGTGCGTTTATTGGCACCAACCTGCAGGCACAACTCGATGCGCAAGGCATTGATACAGTGGTGATAGTAGGGCTTACTACCAACCACTGTGTGTCTACCACTACCCGTATGGCGGGCAATTTGGGTTACCATACCTATTTGATTGCTGACGCTACTGCTACCTTTGATCGGGTTGGAATCAATGGAGAAAAATACAAGGCAGAAACGTTGCATCTTACTACCCTGGCAAACCTACGTGATGAGTTTGCCACAGTAATGAATACCGCACAGCTGCTCGAAGCCTTGTAG